A single window of Granulicella mallensis MP5ACTX8 DNA harbors:
- a CDS encoding D-hexose-6-phosphate mutarotase, with translation MQTLTELNDQFGIPHVLVFAEGKGGLLCAQITTEACTATLYLQGSHLVHWQPAGQKPVLFLSDRSNYAPGKAIRGGVPVIFPWFGARTGARTDGPMHGFARTQLWQVAFAAVSGKDLHLTLTLGPTDESRGLGYDHFRVAYELILGSTLTLRISVVNLDPEEHAGTPMHFEEALHSYLAVGEPEHLRIYGLGQTEFLDKTDGFKRKKQTDDVLTLHEQTDRPYLNTTATVTVEDPDLGRRLVVAKQGSKTTVVWNPWSELAAKMSDFPAEGWRGMTCIETANAAENGITLKPKEAHTMEAKISVEPFSGSATERTQ, from the coding sequence ATGCAGACACTGACCGAACTCAACGACCAATTTGGCATTCCCCATGTGCTCGTCTTCGCAGAGGGCAAGGGCGGACTGCTCTGTGCGCAGATCACGACCGAAGCCTGCACGGCGACGCTCTACCTGCAGGGCTCGCACCTGGTGCACTGGCAGCCCGCCGGGCAGAAGCCGGTGCTGTTTCTCAGCGACCGCTCGAACTACGCACCGGGCAAGGCGATTCGCGGCGGCGTGCCGGTGATCTTTCCGTGGTTCGGCGCACGCACGGGCGCTCGCACCGACGGCCCGATGCACGGCTTCGCCCGGACCCAGCTCTGGCAAGTAGCGTTCGCGGCTGTTTCGGGCAAAGACCTGCACCTGACCCTGACGCTCGGGCCTACCGACGAGAGCCGCGGGCTTGGCTACGACCACTTCCGCGTGGCTTATGAGCTGATCCTGGGCAGCACGCTGACGCTGCGGATCAGCGTCGTCAACCTGGACCCGGAGGAGCATGCCGGGACGCCGATGCACTTTGAAGAGGCTCTGCACTCCTACCTCGCGGTCGGCGAGCCGGAGCACCTGCGCATCTACGGCCTGGGCCAGACCGAGTTCCTGGACAAGACCGACGGCTTCAAGCGCAAGAAGCAGACCGATGACGTACTGACGCTGCATGAGCAGACGGATCGTCCGTATCTGAATACAACCGCGACGGTCACCGTGGAAGATCCGGACCTTGGCCGCCGCCTCGTCGTGGCCAAGCAGGGTTCGAAGACGACGGTGGTGTGGAACCCGTGGTCGGAGCTGGCGGCGAAGATGTCGGACTTTCCGGCCGAAGGCTGGCGCGGAATGACCTGCATCGAGACCGCGAACGCCGCCGAGAACGGCATCACCCTGAAGCCGAAGGAAGCGCATACGATGGAGGCGAAGATCTCGGTCGAGCCCTTCAGCGGCAGCGCGACGGAACGGACTCAGTAG
- a CDS encoding Maf family protein, with the protein MRPLILASASPRRRELLAQAGFTFEVRAADIDETRHAGEQPMDYVRRLALEKAQAIAARNPGAVVLGADTTVVLEGEVLNKPVDRDDAERMLRLLSGRTHQVHTGLAVVGGSGHQSHVETTDVVFRAIAEEELTAYLASGDPMDKAGAYGIQGYAARWIPRIEGDYFNVVGLPLAAVVRLLGTVSSEYGER; encoded by the coding sequence ATGAGACCACTGATTCTTGCCTCGGCCTCGCCGCGGCGGCGCGAGCTGCTGGCGCAGGCCGGCTTTACGTTCGAGGTGCGCGCGGCGGACATCGACGAGACACGCCACGCGGGCGAGCAGCCCATGGACTACGTGCGTCGCCTGGCGCTGGAGAAGGCCCAGGCGATTGCGGCGCGAAACCCCGGAGCTGTCGTGCTCGGCGCGGACACGACCGTCGTGCTGGAGGGCGAGGTGCTGAACAAGCCCGTCGACCGCGACGATGCCGAGCGCATGCTGCGGCTGCTTTCTGGCCGCACGCACCAGGTGCATACGGGGCTCGCGGTGGTAGGAGGCTCTGGGCACCAGTCGCACGTAGAGACAACCGATGTTGTCTTCCGCGCGATCGCGGAGGAGGAGCTGACGGCCTATCTGGCTTCGGGCGATCCCATGGACAAGGCGGGAGCCTATGGCATCCAGGGCTATGCCGCACGGTGGATTCCGCGGATCGAGGGCGACTACTTCAACGTCGTTGGATTGCCGCTGGCTGCGGTGGTACGGCTGTTAGGGACGGTCTCCTCAGAATACGGCGAAAGATGA
- a CDS encoding glycosyltransferase family 2 protein has translation MRLSFVIPAYNEEAYLPACLESILGQIQGLEGHTEIIVVNNASTDATREVALRYPGVTVVDEPRKGLTFARQAGFAASSGSLIANVDADSRLTPGWVSNILAAFDAEVPAGKRPLAAFSGPILYYDLTPRQRVLVHVFYMTAWMTYAMNRYILRVGSMVQGGNFVTARWALEAIGGFNLAISFYGEDTDIARRLNDVGEVRFTFALKMFSSARRLKKEGMLTMAARYSINYLWTTFFKRPYTHTHIDIREQPEG, from the coding sequence ATGCGACTTAGCTTCGTCATACCGGCGTACAACGAAGAAGCCTACCTGCCAGCGTGTCTGGAATCCATTCTCGGTCAGATCCAGGGCCTCGAAGGCCATACCGAGATCATCGTCGTCAACAACGCCAGCACCGACGCCACGCGCGAAGTCGCGCTCCGCTATCCCGGCGTTACGGTCGTCGACGAACCCCGCAAGGGCCTTACCTTCGCCCGCCAGGCGGGCTTTGCCGCCAGCTCCGGTTCGCTGATCGCCAACGTCGATGCTGACTCGCGGCTCACACCCGGCTGGGTCTCCAACATCCTCGCCGCGTTCGATGCCGAGGTTCCTGCCGGCAAGCGTCCTCTGGCCGCCTTCTCCGGCCCGATCCTCTACTACGACCTCACACCCCGGCAGCGCGTTCTCGTACATGTCTTCTACATGACGGCGTGGATGACCTATGCGATGAACCGCTACATCCTGCGCGTGGGTTCGATGGTGCAGGGCGGCAACTTCGTCACCGCTCGCTGGGCGCTGGAGGCGATCGGCGGATTCAACCTCGCGATCAGCTTCTATGGCGAAGACACCGACATCGCGCGCCGCCTGAACGATGTGGGCGAAGTCCGCTTTACCTTTGCGCTGAAGATGTTCTCCTCGGCACGCCGCCTGAAGAAGGAAGGCATGCTGACGATGGCCGCGCGCTACTCGATCAACTACCTCTGGACGACCTTCTTCAAACGGCCTTATACGCATACACATATCGATATCCGGGAACAGCCGGAAGGGTAG
- a CDS encoding GIY-YIG nuclease family protein, whose protein sequence is MQNREYQFYVYILSSRSRDLYTGMTNNLRLRISQHREMRPGTYTAQYNIHRLVYFERFQYVRSAIAREKELKDWTREKKIVLIEKVNPTWEDLAASW, encoded by the coding sequence ATGCAAAATCGTGAGTATCAGTTCTACGTCTACATTTTGAGTAGCAGGTCGCGCGATCTCTACACCGGCATGACGAACAATCTTCGTCTCCGTATCAGCCAACACCGCGAGATGAGACCTGGAACCTACACTGCCCAATACAACATTCACCGCCTCGTATACTTCGAACGGTTTCAGTACGTCCGCAGCGCGATTGCTCGTGAAAAGGAGCTGAAGGACTGGACGCGCGAGAAGAAGATTGTGTTGATTGAGAAGGTCAATCCGACGTGGGAAGATCTTGCGGCGAGCTGGTGA
- a CDS encoding PHP domain-containing protein: MQAQSKVSTNWKQPLATAAFTTGVSLHSHTSCSEETLGFIHKMGVALPGMGSVLSFYEKRASERYSVKLDFDRANWRPPLQPRMAYDLEAKQIQRLGLYPLVSITDHDTLEGTLLLRAVPSSRHIPMSVEWSAPYGQTVFHLGIHNLPSGTGTEWMSRLEAYTAAPNDAKLIEMLRELHEQPHVLIVCNHPLWDLHKVGPVHVTELQRFLSEARGCIHALELNGLRHAQENREVGRMCRELGYLLISGGDRHGLEPNANINLTTATNFNDFVEEIRVERRSHVHFMDQYQERWEQRILQSTLNAVTDFPQFLPGWQKWDDRVFHPDANGEMRQLSQLWVGGAPPAAITNAIKLVRLFGKRGVSAPLSLAFPGVNDLRQGLELV; encoded by the coding sequence ATGCAGGCTCAGTCAAAAGTCTCGACCAACTGGAAACAGCCGCTAGCTACAGCAGCCTTCACAACAGGCGTCTCGTTGCACAGCCATACCAGCTGCTCCGAGGAGACATTGGGCTTTATCCACAAGATGGGCGTAGCGTTGCCAGGCATGGGCAGCGTTCTCTCGTTCTACGAAAAGAGAGCTTCCGAAAGATATAGCGTCAAGCTGGATTTTGACCGTGCCAACTGGCGTCCGCCCTTGCAGCCCCGCATGGCCTATGACCTGGAAGCCAAGCAGATTCAGCGCCTTGGCCTGTATCCGCTGGTATCGATCACCGACCATGACACGCTCGAAGGCACGCTGTTGCTGCGCGCCGTACCCTCGTCGCGACACATTCCGATGTCGGTTGAGTGGTCCGCTCCCTACGGCCAGACGGTCTTCCATCTCGGCATCCACAACCTGCCCAGCGGCACCGGCACGGAGTGGATGAGCCGCCTCGAAGCTTACACGGCAGCGCCGAACGACGCCAAGCTGATCGAGATGCTTCGCGAGCTGCACGAGCAACCGCATGTCCTGATCGTCTGCAACCATCCGCTGTGGGATCTGCACAAGGTTGGCCCGGTACATGTCACGGAACTCCAGCGGTTTCTCTCCGAGGCGCGCGGCTGCATCCATGCGCTGGAGCTGAACGGTCTGCGCCACGCTCAAGAGAACCGCGAAGTCGGCCGCATGTGCCGCGAGCTGGGCTACCTGCTGATCTCAGGCGGCGACCGCCACGGGCTGGAGCCGAACGCCAACATCAACCTGACGACGGCGACCAACTTCAACGACTTCGTCGAGGAGATCCGCGTCGAGCGCCGCAGCCACGTTCACTTCATGGATCAGTACCAGGAGCGCTGGGAGCAGCGTATCCTGCAGTCCACGTTGAACGCAGTTACCGACTTCCCGCAGTTCCTCCCGGGCTGGCAGAAGTGGGACGACCGGGTCTTCCATCCGGATGCCAACGGCGAGATGCGGCAACTGAGCCAACTCTGGGTCGGCGGCGCGCCTCCGGCAGCGATCACGAATGCGATCAAGCTGGTGCGGTTGTTCGGCAAGCGCGGCGTATCGGCTCCGCTAAGCCTCGCGTTCCCCGGCGTGAACGATCTACGGCAGGGACTGGAACTGGTTTAG
- a CDS encoding endonuclease III domain-containing protein, with amino-acid sequence MIAELFNEPADPATPQRRPLTPEEADRLPHIHRLLLGHYGQPAPREPWDPLTQFIYSLLAGRTKTPSAHQVMRDLERYFQAGPGNWESVRDATVAEIERAIAVVTFPEVKAPRLKAALMGITERYGSLTLDFLARYRTDKIRSWLEQFEGVGPQVSAAVVNFSTLRRRAISIDANHLRVVQRLCVVPRADAAITEERLMRLVPETWDAEMLDEHHSLVKLHGQTLCTFSEPRCEACPLLDICPTGKRNTGELKLTAPTPGD; translated from the coding sequence GTGATCGCAGAACTCTTCAACGAACCAGCCGATCCGGCGACCCCTCAGCGGCGGCCTCTTACGCCCGAGGAGGCAGACCGTCTGCCCCACATCCACCGTCTGCTGCTGGGCCACTACGGACAGCCCGCGCCGCGCGAGCCGTGGGATCCGCTGACGCAGTTCATCTACTCTCTTCTGGCCGGACGCACCAAGACTCCTTCGGCTCACCAGGTAATGCGTGATCTCGAGCGCTACTTTCAGGCTGGCCCCGGAAACTGGGAGTCAGTCCGCGACGCCACGGTCGCCGAGATTGAGCGCGCGATTGCAGTCGTCACCTTTCCCGAAGTGAAGGCCCCGCGCCTGAAGGCCGCGCTGATGGGCATCACCGAGCGCTACGGCTCCCTGACCCTGGACTTTCTCGCCCGCTATCGCACCGACAAGATTCGTTCGTGGCTGGAGCAGTTCGAAGGCGTGGGACCGCAGGTATCGGCGGCGGTGGTGAACTTCAGCACGCTGCGGCGACGGGCGATCTCCATTGATGCCAACCACTTAAGGGTAGTCCAAAGGCTGTGTGTCGTTCCCCGCGCGGACGCGGCGATCACCGAAGAGCGCCTGATGCGCCTGGTACCCGAGACCTGGGATGCAGAGATGCTCGATGAGCACCACTCGCTGGTAAAGCTGCATGGGCAGACGCTCTGTACGTTCTCCGAACCCCGATGCGAGGCCTGTCCTCTGCTGGATATCTGTCCTACGGGAAAGCGAAACACAGGCGAATTGAAGCTGACAGCACCCACCCCGGGAGACTGA
- a CDS encoding isoaspartyl peptidase/L-asparaginase — MTKRSPILLIHGGAWAMPDDAIAAHENGIRDALRAGWDALSRGGSSVDAVEAAVTIMEDDDTFDAGRGSFLTRDGRVQLDALLMNGANLRTGGVACVERLRNPIQAARLVLDQSPHVYFVGTGAERFATQHGIRLVDNTELIVPRERERLMAFQRAEAAGGRDTTFSGEAAVDTDAMTAAIRALPEEFQVTDPTLHSHDTVGAVAIDADGNLAAGTSTGGTLSKAPGRVGDSSLIGCGCYADNESAAVSLTGWGEPIMKLVLGKWAVDRVAAGSTPQQAATDAISYLYKRLGGHGGIILMGPDGSVGLAHNTPRMAWGLATSEGHQLGVTRNG; from the coding sequence ATGACGAAACGCTCTCCTATCCTTTTGATCCACGGCGGCGCATGGGCTATGCCCGACGATGCCATTGCCGCCCATGAAAACGGCATTCGCGACGCCCTGCGTGCCGGATGGGATGCACTCTCGCGTGGTGGCAGCTCCGTCGATGCCGTCGAAGCCGCCGTTACCATCATGGAAGACGACGACACCTTCGACGCCGGGCGCGGCTCGTTCCTGACCCGCGATGGTCGCGTGCAGCTCGACGCCCTGCTGATGAACGGCGCCAACCTGCGCACCGGCGGCGTAGCCTGCGTAGAGCGCCTGCGGAACCCGATCCAAGCAGCGCGGCTGGTGCTGGACCAATCGCCGCACGTGTACTTCGTCGGCACCGGAGCGGAACGGTTTGCGACGCAGCATGGCATACGGCTCGTGGACAACACCGAGTTGATCGTCCCTCGCGAGCGCGAGCGGCTGATGGCCTTTCAGCGTGCCGAAGCCGCGGGCGGACGGGACACAACATTCAGTGGCGAGGCTGCAGTCGATACCGATGCAATGACCGCAGCCATACGCGCACTGCCGGAAGAGTTCCAGGTAACCGACCCAACGCTCCACTCGCACGACACCGTCGGCGCGGTAGCGATCGACGCGGACGGCAACCTCGCGGCGGGCACCTCCACCGGGGGAACGCTCTCGAAGGCCCCGGGCCGCGTCGGCGACAGTTCCCTGATCGGCTGCGGCTGCTATGCCGACAACGAGAGCGCCGCCGTCTCCCTGACCGGCTGGGGCGAGCCGATCATGAAGCTGGTGCTGGGCAAGTGGGCGGTGGACCGCGTCGCCGCGGGATCGACCCCGCAACAGGCCGCGACCGACGCCATCTCCTATCTCTATAAGAGGCTCGGCGGACACGGCGGCATCATATTGATGGGACCGGATGGCTCGGTAGGCCTCGCACACAACACGCCGCGCATGGCCTGGGGGCTGGCGACGAGCGAAGGACATCAGTTGGGGGTTACAAGGAACGGGTGA
- a CDS encoding Vps62-related protein, which produces MSKQFLRLLALAASVVATTQTHAQTVSLSTIQQYAPTIYLNAYDNNHPTSVENFFSQSNLVDSNGNVITTAVTPASLAANTTSTNYLVPSNGVYPTPTNDFESGDAAVASSNANMGQVNSPVYVKVLDFGTYIDIKYFLFYTWNGFQPFQVGVITNFKTEPYNLDWAGFALHYGDWEHVTVRITEDQSSLIGVFYSQHSGNQWVTDPPLDGTHPIVYSGWDSHANYPTAGIQVNDIILNSPGLPPVSWVKVVDNTANTGTFTVYHKPTNFYSNGVIWTPWQNTSQLVLLDNNATAAQWLSFNGHWGPALTSTIYDPPSLPSGATTELDVLAKGANFIGALSSYTNENGPLGPETQDWYISTEPQE; this is translated from the coding sequence GTGTCAAAGCAATTCCTGCGCCTTCTAGCGCTCGCAGCCTCCGTCGTGGCTACTACACAAACCCATGCACAGACAGTAAGTCTAAGCACCATTCAGCAATACGCGCCTACGATTTATCTCAACGCTTACGATAATAACCATCCCACGTCGGTTGAGAATTTCTTCAGCCAGTCCAATCTGGTGGACTCCAATGGGAATGTCATCACGACTGCAGTTACTCCGGCAAGCCTTGCGGCAAATACTACTTCTACGAACTACCTTGTACCTTCCAACGGCGTTTATCCCACGCCCACCAACGACTTCGAGTCCGGAGATGCAGCCGTTGCCTCGAGTAATGCGAATATGGGACAGGTAAACTCCCCTGTCTACGTCAAGGTCCTTGATTTCGGCACTTATATCGACATCAAATATTTCCTGTTCTATACGTGGAATGGGTTTCAGCCGTTTCAGGTAGGTGTCATCACCAACTTCAAGACCGAACCGTACAACCTGGATTGGGCAGGATTCGCGCTGCACTATGGCGACTGGGAGCACGTTACGGTAAGAATTACAGAAGATCAATCCAGCCTTATCGGTGTCTTCTACAGCCAGCACAGTGGAAACCAGTGGGTGACAGATCCGCCACTTGATGGCACTCATCCTATTGTTTATTCGGGATGGGATAGTCATGCGAACTACCCCACTGCCGGCATTCAGGTTAATGACATCATTCTGAACTCGCCTGGGCTGCCTCCGGTAAGTTGGGTAAAGGTAGTAGACAATACGGCCAATACTGGAACCTTCACCGTGTACCACAAGCCAACAAACTTTTATTCCAACGGAGTTATCTGGACGCCGTGGCAGAATACCAGCCAGCTTGTTCTACTCGACAACAACGCAACAGCAGCTCAGTGGCTATCTTTCAATGGCCATTGGGGACCGGCGCTGACGAGCACTATCTACGATCCACCCAGCCTTCCGAGCGGAGCAACGACGGAGCTGGATGTTCTCGCGAAGGGTGCCAACTTTATCGGAGCGCTAAGTAGCTACACAAATGAGAACGGGCCGCTCGGACCGGAAACTCAGGACTGGTATATTTCGACTGAGCCTCAGGAGTAA
- a CDS encoding M20 family metallopeptidase, with protein sequence MSDIVKVVAADEQRLLRRLQELVEVESPSEDKAAVDRAGALVSAWVAEMGGEIQRHPQEGFGDVLELRFGPTPKSQRGRVLLLGHLDTVWPMGTLAKMPWKEDAGKIFGPGVVDMKAGVVMALEALMAVKALGAERPVTLLLNSDEEIGSPISRAITEKIAQECSAVFVLEPAQGLAYKTARKGVGNYELKVQGVAAHSGVDFERGHSAVLEMARLVQTVAGFTDLSQGLTVNPGVITGGTRSNVIAAECTAEVDVRIAKADDAARVEKLFRGLAVTDEACRLTVTGGINRPPMERKAGTEALFHLARKLADEMGFVLDEASTGGGSDGNFTAALGVPTLDGMGAVGAGAHAAHEHVVKAHLVERTALLAGMIAQAE encoded by the coding sequence ATGTCAGACATAGTGAAGGTGGTAGCGGCGGATGAGCAGCGGTTGCTGCGTCGGCTGCAGGAACTGGTTGAAGTCGAGTCTCCCAGCGAGGATAAGGCCGCGGTGGATCGCGCCGGAGCGCTGGTCTCAGCCTGGGTGGCGGAGATGGGCGGCGAGATCCAGCGGCATCCACAGGAGGGATTTGGCGATGTGCTGGAGCTGCGCTTCGGGCCGACTCCTAAGAGTCAGCGCGGACGCGTCCTGCTGCTCGGACATCTGGACACCGTCTGGCCCATGGGGACGCTGGCAAAGATGCCCTGGAAGGAAGACGCCGGCAAGATCTTCGGGCCGGGTGTGGTGGACATGAAAGCCGGGGTCGTCATGGCTCTTGAGGCGCTGATGGCGGTAAAGGCACTCGGAGCGGAGCGACCCGTGACGCTGCTGCTGAACAGCGACGAAGAGATCGGCAGCCCGATCTCGCGGGCCATTACTGAAAAGATCGCTCAGGAGTGCTCTGCGGTGTTCGTGCTGGAGCCCGCGCAGGGACTCGCCTACAAGACGGCGCGCAAAGGGGTCGGAAACTACGAGCTGAAGGTTCAGGGAGTGGCGGCGCACAGCGGCGTGGACTTCGAACGTGGACACTCTGCGGTACTGGAGATGGCGCGGCTGGTACAGACGGTCGCCGGATTTACCGACCTGAGCCAGGGTCTGACGGTAAACCCGGGAGTCATCACCGGAGGCACGCGATCGAATGTAATTGCCGCAGAGTGTACCGCCGAGGTGGACGTGCGCATCGCGAAGGCGGACGACGCAGCGCGCGTGGAGAAGCTCTTCCGCGGATTAGCAGTCACGGACGAGGCCTGCCGCCTGACAGTAACGGGCGGAATCAACCGGCCTCCCATGGAGCGCAAGGCGGGAACCGAAGCGCTGTTTCATCTCGCCAGGAAGCTGGCCGATGAGATGGGCTTTGTGCTGGACGAAGCCTCGACCGGAGGCGGTTCCGATGGCAACTTTACCGCGGCGCTCGGTGTGCCGACACTCGACGGCATGGGCGCGGTCGGAGCCGGAGCCCATGCGGCACACGAGCATGTAGTGAAGGCACACCTCGTGGAACGGACCGCGCTGCTGGCCGGGATGATCGCCCAGGCAGAGTAG
- a CDS encoding Pr6Pr family membrane protein, with protein MHFGTVGRSAAGCIATIASLGLAFQFVSTFQINHSFSLTLWIVFAYFTILTNLLVAVVFAGLASRTQMRASWIVAGTMLSILLVGIIYALLLHGKTELAGGSAVANVLLHMATPVLVPLFWIVFTPKGQLTWSHPLVWAIYPLAYLAYSLIRGAQTNKYPYPFLDPGLVGWQQTMLSSLAIAVTFLVCSYGLVALDHRLGPRSLSNPKPS; from the coding sequence ATGCATTTTGGGACCGTAGGTCGATCAGCCGCCGGATGCATTGCCACAATCGCGTCGCTCGGACTCGCCTTCCAGTTCGTTAGCACCTTCCAGATCAATCACTCCTTTTCGCTCACGCTCTGGATTGTCTTCGCATACTTCACCATTCTCACGAATCTGCTCGTCGCCGTCGTCTTTGCCGGACTCGCAAGCCGAACTCAAATGCGGGCGTCCTGGATCGTCGCCGGCACCATGCTCTCCATCCTGCTCGTTGGCATCATCTACGCCCTGCTCCTTCACGGTAAAACGGAACTCGCCGGCGGCTCCGCAGTCGCTAACGTGCTCTTACACATGGCCACTCCAGTTCTGGTTCCCCTTTTCTGGATTGTTTTCACGCCCAAAGGCCAGCTTACGTGGTCACATCCACTCGTCTGGGCAATCTACCCGCTCGCGTACCTTGCTTACTCCCTGATCCGTGGGGCTCAAACTAACAAGTATCCCTATCCATTCCTCGATCCCGGTCTCGTCGGTTGGCAACAAACCATGCTCAGCAGTCTTGCGATCGCTGTTACCTTCCTCGTCTGCAGCTATGGGCTCGTGGCCTTGGACCATCGTCTTGGTCCGAGATCTCTATCCAATCCAAAACCATCCTGA
- the lpxC gene encoding UDP-3-O-acyl-N-acetylglucosamine deacetylase, which yields MPNDAQFEQTIHSPLDFSGIGLHSGAEVTMRLVPAPAGSGIVFRRTDLDNFEIPATGRNVAKVSYATSLMRQGVLISTTEHLLSALIGLGVDNVIVEVDNLEVPILDGSARPYVAAMLGAGLKRQRRKREYLRILKEIEVREGSKFIGVYPGEGYSIHYTIDFPEPIGHETFVGDLEAGDYCNLIAPARTFGFREDEPMLRDMGLIRGASDECAIIIGGGEVQNGPLRFGDEFVRHKVLDLIGDLALAGRRIWGRVVAERAGHAMHTALVQRLLRDRSAWELAHRYEEPVAAAKPAVMPVGATLQPSHA from the coding sequence CTGCCTAACGACGCCCAATTCGAACAGACCATCCATAGTCCACTGGATTTCAGCGGTATTGGCCTGCATTCCGGCGCGGAGGTCACGATGCGGCTCGTTCCCGCGCCTGCCGGTTCGGGCATCGTCTTCCGCCGCACCGACCTGGATAACTTCGAGATTCCCGCCACCGGCCGCAACGTCGCGAAGGTTAGCTATGCGACCTCACTGATGCGCCAGGGCGTGTTGATCTCGACGACCGAGCACCTGCTCTCCGCGTTGATAGGTCTTGGTGTCGATAACGTCATCGTTGAGGTCGACAACCTCGAAGTCCCGATTCTGGATGGCTCGGCCCGGCCTTACGTGGCCGCGATGCTCGGTGCGGGCCTCAAGCGTCAGCGCCGCAAGCGTGAATATCTCCGCATCCTGAAAGAGATCGAGGTTCGGGAGGGAAGCAAGTTCATCGGCGTCTATCCCGGTGAGGGCTACTCGATCCACTACACCATCGACTTCCCCGAGCCCATCGGGCACGAGACCTTTGTGGGGGATCTCGAAGCCGGGGACTATTGCAACCTGATCGCGCCCGCGCGCACCTTTGGCTTTCGCGAGGATGAGCCCATGCTGCGCGATATGGGTCTGATCCGCGGTGCCTCCGACGAGTGCGCCATTATCATCGGTGGCGGCGAGGTACAGAACGGCCCGCTGCGCTTTGGCGATGAGTTCGTACGGCATAAGGTCCTCGATCTGATCGGCGATCTCGCTCTTGCCGGCCGCCGCATCTGGGGACGCGTTGTCGCCGAACGTGCCGGCCATGCCATGCACACCGCGCTGGTGCAGCGCCTGCTGCGTGACCGTTCGGCCTGGGAGCTGGCGCATCGCTATGAAGAGCCGGTGGCTGCGGCCAAACCGGCTGTTATGCCTGTGGGCGCTACGCTGCAGCCTTCGCACGCCTGA
- a CDS encoding DinB family protein yields MSQVPDWFERKFEFSFPVELHPNLRARLRGTPARLEEALRGHSHKSLTEKAQKKWSAQEHAGHLVDLEPLWLARVEDYVAASEQLTVTDLQNRKTDQANHNARPLEEILTEFRTARKRLLKRVEELDASLLTQAIPHPRLKTPMRLVDHLYFVAEHDDHHLARIWELIGADEPPSAK; encoded by the coding sequence ATGAGTCAAGTGCCAGATTGGTTTGAACGCAAGTTTGAGTTTTCATTTCCCGTCGAGCTGCATCCGAATCTGCGCGCCCGCCTGCGTGGCACCCCGGCCAGACTGGAAGAGGCTCTTCGTGGCCACTCTCACAAAAGCCTGACCGAAAAGGCGCAGAAAAAGTGGTCGGCCCAGGAACACGCCGGTCACCTCGTCGATCTCGAACCCCTGTGGCTGGCGCGCGTGGAGGATTACGTCGCAGCCAGCGAGCAGCTTACCGTGACCGACCTGCAGAACCGAAAGACCGACCAGGCGAATCACAACGCGCGCCCACTGGAAGAGATTTTGACGGAGTTCCGCACGGCCAGAAAACGGCTGCTGAAGCGGGTGGAAGAGCTGGATGCCTCGCTGTTGACCCAAGCCATTCCCCACCCGCGCTTGAAGACACCGATGCGGCTCGTAGATCATTTGTACTTTGTCGCCGAGCACGACGATCATCATCTCGCTCGAATCTGGGAACTGATTGGCGCTGATGAGCCGCCGTCCGCGAAATAG
- the folK gene encoding 2-amino-4-hydroxy-6-hydroxymethyldihydropteridine diphosphokinase: MTAAIALGSNLPSPFGDRAANLQEALRRLEALGRVTAVSSFHDTDPVGYEDQPRFLNAAALLETELSPIDLLHGLLAIEHAMGRNRENAPPKGPRVIDLDLLLSGDVVLQTPELTLPHPAMHERRFVLAPLAEIAPEMQHPERHRNIAELLADLPSL, translated from the coding sequence ATGACCGCCGCTATCGCGCTGGGCTCAAATCTGCCGTCTCCTTTCGGTGACCGCGCCGCTAACCTGCAGGAAGCCCTGCGCCGTCTCGAAGCCCTCGGCCGAGTTACGGCGGTCTCCAGCTTCCATGACACCGATCCCGTGGGTTACGAAGATCAGCCGCGTTTTCTGAACGCCGCAGCGCTGCTCGAAACCGAGCTCTCGCCGATCGATCTATTGCATGGGTTGCTAGCGATCGAACACGCCATGGGTCGCAACCGCGAGAATGCGCCGCCCAAAGGCCCGCGAGTCATCGATCTGGATCTGCTGTTGTCTGGCGATGTCGTTCTGCAGACGCCCGAGCTAACGCTGCCGCATCCGGCGATGCACGAGCGGCGCTTTGTTCTTGCGCCGTTGGCCGAGATTGCACCAGAGATGCAGCACCCTGAACGTCACCGAAATATTGCCGAGTTACTGGCAGACTTGCCCAGTCTCTGA